In Psychrobacter immobilis, a single genomic region encodes these proteins:
- the rarD gene encoding EamA family transporter RarD, with the protein MLSTNQTFQGTLASISSSFLFSMMFVFGLFMLPLTGTQVASWRVLMMLLSLLLLVSFTKQWQHVFDYLKTLKTPKEWLIFILPTPILGGQIWLFMWAPVNGFGLDVTLGYFLLPLVMIVLGRFFYHEHMSALQWVAALCAALGIGYDIFQYGSVSWVTLFVCLGYPPYYLLRRKLAVPPITGLLSDLALLTPVVLIMLYFSGGFNTAAQDIKFWYLLPLLGAFSALAMSLTMIASSKLPVSLFGALSYVEPMLLFVLSITVLSQSLDEGGSLFMYGMVSLALLVMIADSIKGYLKRRRDNHLHGYREPQVGGFPPRRRFIDQRIDGVLTAHRFRKIRRYQKKMDRIQQKIEQLSAK; encoded by the coding sequence ATGCTCTCGACCAATCAAACTTTTCAAGGAACCCTTGCTTCGATATCATCGAGCTTTTTATTTTCGATGATGTTTGTGTTTGGGCTATTTATGCTGCCTTTGACAGGTACGCAGGTAGCCTCATGGCGCGTGCTCATGATGCTGCTAAGTTTGCTATTGTTGGTCAGTTTTACCAAGCAATGGCAACACGTTTTTGATTATTTGAAAACCTTAAAAACTCCGAAAGAGTGGCTGATATTTATTTTGCCCACACCGATTTTGGGTGGTCAAATTTGGCTATTTATGTGGGCACCAGTCAATGGCTTTGGTCTGGATGTCACCTTGGGCTATTTTTTATTACCGCTGGTGATGATAGTGCTTGGTCGTTTCTTTTATCACGAGCATATGAGTGCGTTACAGTGGGTGGCCGCGCTATGTGCAGCCTTAGGTATTGGCTATGATATCTTTCAATATGGCTCAGTATCTTGGGTAACGTTGTTTGTGTGCTTGGGCTATCCACCTTATTATCTGCTGCGGCGTAAACTGGCTGTGCCGCCTATCACAGGACTGTTGTCTGACTTGGCTTTGTTAACGCCAGTGGTGCTCATTATGTTGTATTTTAGCGGTGGCTTTAATACGGCAGCCCAGGACATCAAGTTCTGGTATTTATTACCACTGCTAGGAGCCTTTAGTGCGCTGGCGATGTCCTTAACCATGATTGCCAGTAGCAAATTACCCGTGTCATTATTTGGGGCGCTAAGCTATGTCGAGCCTATGCTGCTGTTTGTTTTATCCATCACTGTTCTAAGTCAAAGTCTCGATGAGGGCGGCTCGCTATTTATGTATGGTATGGTAAGTTTGGCGTTACTGGTGATGATTGCTGATAGTATAAAAGGTTATCTTAAGCGCCGCCGTGACAATCATTTGCATGGCTATCGAGAGCCACAAGTGGGCGGGTTTCCGCCGCGTCGTCGTTTCATAGATCAGCGTATTGATGGGGTTTTAACCGCGCATCGTTTTCGCAAGATTCGGCGCTATCAAAAAAAGATGGATAGAATACAGCAAAAAATCGAGCAGTTGAGTGCAAAGTAA